A region from the Triticum aestivum cultivar Chinese Spring chromosome 3D, IWGSC CS RefSeq v2.1, whole genome shotgun sequence genome encodes:
- the LOC123077536 gene encoding acyl transferase 7-like: protein MAAVNKSVDRLVQRLVAPSESTPVGPLRLSWLDRYPTQMALIESLHVFKPALDRHFDGGDDAGPARTIERAMAQALVQYYPLAGRLGFTEEGGLLQVDCGGEGSGVWFTEAAAGCALEDVEYLEHPMMIAKDELLPPTPAQEEDERKLVLLVQVTTFACGGFVVGFRFSHAVSDGPGAAQFMAAVGELARGSTVESLAVEPQWGREAIPDPAGAVVGSLPSPAGAKRLEYLAMDISADYINHFKSQYNTEHGGSWCSAFEVLVAKAWQSRTRAAGFEPDSTVHLCFAMNARPLLHASLPRGSVGFYGNCYYIMRVSALAGKVSGSSIPDVVKIIKDGKRRMPSEFARWASGEAGADGGEDPYQITSDYRTLLVSDWTRLGFAEVDYGWGPPAHVVPLTNLDYIATCILVKPWAHKPGARLITQCVTPDRVAAFHQGMLDMN from the coding sequence ATGGCGGCCGTGAACAAGTCCGTCGACCGGCTGGTGCAACGCCTGGTGGCGCCGTCCGAGTCCACGCCGGTCGGTCCGCTCCGCCTGTCCTGGCTTGATCGGTACCCCACCCAGATGGCGCTCATCGAGTCGCTCCACGTCTTCAAGCCGGCTCTTGACCGGCATTTTGACGGCGGCGACGACGCTGGCCCGGCGAGGACCATCGAGCGGGCTATGGCGCAGGCCCTGGTGCAGTACTACCCGCTCGCGGGACGCCTGGGGTTCACGGAGGAAGGTGGGCTGCTGCAGGTCGACTGCGGCGGCGAGGGCAGCGGCGTCTGGTTCACGGAGGCCGCGGCCGGTTGCGCGCTCGAGGACGTGGAGTACCTGGAGCACCCCATGATGATAGCCAAGGACGAGCTGCTCCCGCCCACGCCCGCCCAGGAGGAGGACGAGCGCAAGCTTGTCCTGCTCGTCCAGGTTACCACCTTCGCCTGCGGCGGCTTTGTCGTCGGCTTCCGCTTCAGCCACGCCGTCTCCGACGGCCCCGGCGCCGCGCAGTTCATGGCCGCGGTGGGGGAGCTCGCCCGCGGCAGCACAGTAGAAAGCCTGGCGGTGGAGCCGCAGTGGGGCCGTGAGGCCATCCCGGACCCGGCCGGCGCCGTCGTCGGCAGCCTGCCGAGCCCTGCGGGCGCCAAGCGGCTCGAGTACCTCGCCATGGACATCTCCGCGGACTACATCAACCACTTCAAGTCGCAGTACAACACGGAGCACGGCGGCTCGTGGTGTTCGGCGTTTGAGGTGCTGGTGGCCAAAGCGTGGCAGAGCCGCACGCGCGCGGCGGGGTTCGAACCGGACTCCACCGTCCACCTCTGCTTCGCCATGAACGCCCGGCCCCTGTTGCACGCCTCGCTCCCGCGCGGCAGCGTAGGCTTCTACGGCAACTGCTACTACATCATGCGCGTCTCGGCGCTCGCGGGCAAGGTGTCCGGCTCCTCGATCCCCGACGTGGTGAAGATCATAAAGGACGGGAAGAGGCGGATGCCGTCAGAGTTCGCACGGTGGGCGAGCGGGGaggccggcgccgacggcggcgaggACCCGTACCAGATCACGTCGGACTACCGGACGCTGCTGGTATCGGACTGGACGCGGCTCGGGTTCGCGGAGGTGGACTACGGCTGGGGTCCGCCGGCGCACGTCGTGCCCCTGACGAACCTGGACTACATCGCGACGTGCATCCTGGTGAAGCCGTGGGCGCACAAGCCCGGGGCGCGGCTCATCACCCAGTGCGTCACGCCCGACCGTGTCGCCGCCTTCCACCAAGGAATGCTCGACATGAACTGA